A genomic stretch from Myripristis murdjan chromosome 12, fMyrMur1.1, whole genome shotgun sequence includes:
- the zcchc9 gene encoding zinc finger CCHC domain-containing protein 9 produces MTRWARANNIHKHKPADAASWSQLRGRGAGGSHPNSSGGSKEGPQGQRKGAGGGDPLRRTQPAGSAVKKANRKKKDYDNVDVNGFLEYLQQTGQPLPKSSGGGKEGDQELREAVETALKKDKRREDRRLKRQNNKKNKMLCFNCRKPGHGLADCPEAERDEEMGRGICYRCGSTEHEIQKCKAKVDPALGDFPFAKCFICGQTGHLSRSCPDNPKGMYAQGGCCRVCGSVEHFQKDCPEHQASTNSVTVAWLSNNMSADHEDVHVPVKKVKAKQSKVVVF; encoded by the exons ATGACTCGGTGGGCCAGAGCCAATAACATCCATAAACACAAACCAGCAGACGCCGCTTCATGGAGCCAactcagaggaagaggagcaggaggaagtcACCCAAACTCCTCTGGAGGCTCTAAAGAAGGACCACAAGGCCAGAGGAAGGGGGCTGGAGGGGGGGACCCTTTGAGAAGGACTCAGCCTGCTGGCTCAGCTGTGAAAAAAGCCAACCGGAAGAAAAAGGACTATGACAATGTAGATGTAAATGGATTCCTGGAGTATCTTCAGCAGACAGGGCAGCCTTTGCCCAAGagtagtggaggaggaaaggaaggagatCAGGAGCTCAGGGAAGCGGTAGAGACGGccctaaagaaagacaagcgcagggaggacaggaggttaaagaggcaaaacaacaagaagaacAAAATG CTCTGTTTTAACTGTAGAAAGCCAGGTCACGGCTTGGCAGACTGTCCTGAGgcagagagggatgaggagatGGGCCGGGGCATCTGCTACCGCTGCGGCTCAACAGAACATGAAATACAGAAATGCAAAGCTAAAGTGGATCCTGCTCTCG GTGATTTTCCGTTTGCAAAGTGCTTCATTTGTGGTCAGACTGGGCACCTGTCACGGTCCTGCCCAGATAATCCCAAAGGAATGTATGCACAAG GTGGATGTTGTCGGGTGTGTGGTTCAGTTGAACATTTCCAGAAGGACTGTCCAGAGCACCAGGCTTCAA CTAACTCGGTGACAGTGGCCTGGCTCTCCAACAACATGAGTGCTGACCATGAAGATGTTCATGTTCCTGTGAAGAAAGTCAAGGCCAAGCAAAGCAAAGTGGTGGTTTTCTGA